In a genomic window of Ipomoea triloba cultivar NCNSP0323 chromosome 3, ASM357664v1:
- the LOC116014499 gene encoding UPF0496 protein 1-like: MGNRFCKPRSHNTNAPATISSNFDISTELTSYLMACQKDPTFRAFDSTLQSRATAAINSVAGNLDDHRALSIQSLRDVTLCFLDMNHEVVNFILESKRDIWKDPDLFDLVKEFLDNSRHTMSFCTALEGCLARAQSTQSILKFALQKFEEENRGSDNPTREPYSETLEQLRMFKEAGDPFTEKFFSLFRVMYTKQESMLSKLREKKRNLDKKLRRRKTWRRISSAIFATVFVSAIVCSIVAAAVTAPPVVTALAAAATVPLGTVGKWINNLWKKYENELKKERDILNTMGAWGTFMIKDLDDIQVLVDKFKILIEGLMNTADFAMLQSEAVEIAMEDIKKNVDSFMKTVEILNVHADNCRQHIRMARTVILRKINNQASSSSSGNGMLFE, translated from the coding sequence ATGGGCAATCGCTTCTGCAAACCAAGATCCCACAACACTAATGCACCGGCAACAATCTCCTCCAATTTCGATATCTCCACAGAGTTGACCTCCTACCTAATGGCCTGCCAAAAAGATCCAACCTTTAGAGCCTTCGATTCCACGCTCCAATCCCGCGCCACCGCAGCCATAAACTCCGTCGCCGGCAACCTCGACGACCACCGCGCCCTCTCCATCCAATCCCTCCGCGACGTCACCCTCTGCTTCCTCGACATGAACCACGAAGTCGTCAACTTCATCCTCGAGAGCAAACGCGACATCTGGAAAGACCCGGACCTCTTCGATCTCGTTAAGGAATTTCTCGACAACAGCCGCCACACCATGAGCTTCTGCACCGCCCTCGAAGGCTGCCTCGCCCGCGCCCAATCCACCCAATCCATCCTCAAATTCGCCCTGCAGAAATTCGAGGAAGAAAATCGAGGATCCGATAACCCGACCCGGGAGCCATACTCGGAGACTTTGGAACAGCTGAGGATGTTCAAGGAAGCGGGCGACCCGTTCACGGAGAAATTCTTTTCGTTGTTTCGCGTAATGTATACGAAGCAAGAATCGATGTTGAGTAAATTGAGGGAGAAAAAGAGGAATCTTGACAAGAAATTGCGGCGGAGGAAGACGTGGCGGAGAATCTCGAGCGCGATTTTCGCGACCGTGTTCGTCTCGGCCATCGTTTGCTCCATCGTGGCCGCCGCCGTGACGGCGCCGCCGGTCGTGACGGcgttggcggcggcggcgacggtGCCGCTCGGGACCGTGGGGAAATGGATCAACAATTTGTGGAAAAAGTACGAGAATGAGCTGAAGAAGGAGAGGGATATTCTGAACACTATGGGGGCTTGGGGTACATTTATGATCAAAGACTTGGATGACATTCAGGTTTTGGTGGATAAATTCAAGATTTTGATTGAGGGATTGATGAACACTGCAGATTTTGCCATGCTGCAAAGTGAAGCAGTGGAGATTGCAATGGAGGATATCAAGAAGAATGTGGATTCTTTCATGAAAACAGTTGAGATCTTGAATGTGCATGCAGATAATTGCAGGCAGCATATAAGGATGGCAAGGACTGTTATACTGAGAAAGATTAATAATCAAGCTAGCTCTAGCAGTTCAGGAAATGGTATGCTCTTTGAGTGA
- the LOC116011874 gene encoding calcium uniporter protein 2, mitochondrial, whose translation MEFKKNLARQFLRACRIANPNLTDCRISTSRVAVKTRIPPGPERISHDKALDDGVFRRFMHRPSAYGSVGGLPAPAPASFGGGEKLLEKLRGMDISRDRIRLEGLIPPPVKPETEPECNMTTVEARKLLRLSQLERVKMILRGIEKNHISYSEFIGICRDSCSDSDQGLEFAKTLDDSGAVIVLGNVVFLKPHQVIKAIEGLIPRPKAQPDESRTKELEEMETQMAAIEKRAESMARRELRAGLGYLVVQTAVLMRLTFWELTWDVMEPICFYITSIYAMGAYGFFLRTSKEPSFEGFFQSRVDAKKKGLIRVHSFDVDRYNQLKKSCNPYSLMSVSKSSAS comes from the exons ATGGAGTTCAAGAAGAATTTGGCCCGGCAGTTTCTAAGGGCATGTAGGATTGCTAACCCTAATTTGACGGATTGCCGGATTTCTACGTCCCGGGTCGCCGTGAAGACCCGGATCCCGCCGGGACCCGAGAGAATCTCTCATGATAAGGCGTTAGATGACGGCGTTTTCCGCCGCTTCATGCACCGCCCCTCCGCGTATGGATCCGTCGGGGGGttgccggcgccggcgccggcgtcGTTCGGCGGCGGAGAGAAGCTTCTGGAGAAACTCCGGGGGATGGATATTTCCCGGGATAGGATCCGGCTGGAGGGTCTCATCCCTCCGCCGGTGAAACCGGAAACGGAGCCGGAGTGTAATATGACGACGGTTGAGGCGAGGAAGCTCCTCCGGTTGTCGCAGCTTGAAAGGGTGAAAATGATTCTCCGGGGAATCGAAAAGAATCACATTTCCTACTCGGAGTTCATCGGGATTTGCCGTGATTCCTGTTCGGATTCCGATCAAGGCCTGGAATTCGCGAAAACGTTGGACGATTCCGGCGCCGTCATCGTCCTTGGGAACGTCGTTTTCCTCAAACCTCATCAG gtTATAAAAGCCATTGAAGGTCTAATACCAAGGCCCAAAGCCCAGCCCGACGAATCAAGAACGAAGGAGTTGGAGGAGATGGAGACGCAAATGGCAGCAATAGAGAAGAGAGCAGAATCCATGGCGAGGAGAGAGCTTCGGGCCGGGCTGGGCTACCTGGTGGTTCAGACAGCGGTGTTAATGAGGTTAACATTCTGGGAGCTAACGTGGGACGTGATGGAGCCCATTTGTTTCTACATTACATCAATCTACGCCATGGGTGCCTATGGGTTCTTCTTAAGAACGTCAAAAGAGCCGTCTTTTGAAGGGTTCTTTCAATCCAGGGTTGATGCGAAGAAGAAAGGGTTGATTAGGGTTCACAGTTTCGATGTTGATAGGTATAATCAGCTCAAAAAGAGTTGTAATCCTTACTCGCTGATGAGTGTTTCGAAGTCTTCTGCTTCATAG
- the LOC116012438 gene encoding probable galacturonosyltransferase-like 1, producing MTPISGRATALLLLIFIWPVIAAENGGSEDTTKLQFREAPKFYNSPICPSLNWVTAAAAGGGGGLSGRLCFENAVHVAMTLDSAYLRGSMAAIFSVLQHSSCPENIVFHFAAAASADAAASLNHTIAKSFPYLRFGIYRFDDSAVAGLISTSIRAALDCPLNYARNYLADLLPPCVRHVVYLDSDLVLVDDVAKLAATPLHNDAVLAAPEYCNANFSAYFTPTFWSNPSLSLTFANRKACYFNTGVMLIDLRRWRAGDYTTKIVEWMELQKRMRIYELGSLPPFLLVFAGNIAPVDHRWNQHGLGGDNFRGLCRDLHPGPVSLLHWSGKGKPWARLDANRPCPLDVLWAPYDLLQTPYVLES from the coding sequence ATGACGCCAATTTCCGGCAGGGCCACCGCTCTTCTTCTCCTCATCTTTATATGGCCGGTTATTGCCGCAGAAAATGGTGGTTCTGAAGATACGACAAAGCTTCAGTTCAGAGAAGCTCCTAAGTTCTATAACTCCCCAATTTGTCCTTCTCTCAATTGGGttaccgccgccgccgccggaggCGGCGGCGGCCTTTCTGGTCGGCTTTGCTTCGAGAATGCGGTGCATGTAGCGATGACGCTTGATTCGGCTTATCTCCGGGGGTCAATGGCGGCGATTTTCTCCGTTCTTCAGCACTCTTCTTGCCCGGAAAATATAGTGTTCCATTTTGCGGCGGCGGCGTCGGCCGACGCCGCCGCCTCACTCAACCACACCATTGCCAAGTCGTTTCCCTATCTCCGGTTCGGAATCTACCGGTTTGACGACTCGGCCGTGGCCGGTCTGATTTCCACTTCCATTAGGGCGGCGTTGGATTGCCCCTTAAACTACGCGCGCAACTACCTCGCCGATCTACTCCCGCCATGCGTCCGCCACGTGGTCTACCTCGACTCCGACCTCGTACTCGTCGACGACGTCGCCAAGCTCGCCGCCACGCCGCTTCACAACGACGCCGTACTCGCGGCGCCGGAGTACTGCAACGCGAATTTCTCGGCGTATTTCACGCCGACATTCTGGTCAAACCCTTCCCTCTCCTTAACCTTCGCGAACCGGAAGGCGTGCTACTTCAACACCGGAGTCATGCTCATCGATCTCCGCCGCTGGAGAGCCGGAGACTACACCACCAAGATCGTGGAATGGATGGAGCTTCAGAAGAGGATGCGGATTTACGAGCTGGGTTCTTTGCCGCCGTTTTTGCTAGTTTTCGCCGGAAATATAGCTCCGGTGGATCACAGATGGAACCAGCACGGGCTCGGCGGCGACAACTTCCGAGGTCTTTGCCGGGATTTACACCCCGGTCCGGTCAGCCTACTGCATTGGAGCGGCAAGGGTAAACCCTGGGCTCGACTCGACGCTAACCGGCCATGTCCGCTTGATGTTCTCTGGGCACCATATGATCTCCTACAAACACCATatgttcttgaatcttga